aaagaagaaaattccAGAAGTTTTCCAGATGAATTTCTGGGTGAGGAAATCGTGTGAAGTGGaaatgtgcgcacacacacacacacacacacacacacacacacacacacacacacacaaattgagATAATTTGCTTTGGTAGCTTGAAAGCATTTAAAAGTaccacataaaaaataaatactattattaataataagggAATTTTGTCTCACTGTCCGATTTCTCTGTTGACGTTCACTGAagattttttaaagtttattaatattagtataaatattaaaaactataCGCTTTTAAATACAAAGACTTTAATCCAGCACACTGATGAATGAAACCGAAAGTCTGCATTTTCCAGTTTTGGAAGTTCGAGTCAACATCAACAACGTGTTTAACAAAACAGGCCCCGCCCCCTTCCGCAAATTCCACGCCTAGGTTGCAGGTCAGTAATTATGTGGGCGGAGCTCTGCTCAATGTGCAAATGTCCAAAATATTGGACACCACAATGATTAGTAGGAATATAAATCtgcaccctgtgtgtgtgtgtgtgtgtgtgtgtgtgtgtgtaaaagagagacagTGTATGTGGATGAGAGTCTTAATTTGGactgaaacaaaaatgtttgagaGAAAATTCTAGAacagaaattatttatatttctttatcaaACTATAAGCTGCtcttaatacattttttcttatcaatactaataatatgaatatgctAATTAGACCACACCCACTTAACAATAACAGAAATGTGCTGTAGTGTTTCAACAAATATCAACACTACCatataacacacaaacataataataatctgcattaatattagtattattgaggactattaaatgttttattctcaGACAAAAACTAGactttattagaaataaaatataatgaagtTAAACTCCAGAAAAGGAGAGAACAGAATCTCACATTAACACCATTCACACTGAACTCAATACGAACCAACCCAGGAGGTAGATGCTGCAGATGGGGCGGGGTCAGGTAGATGCCGCAGATAGGGGCGGGGCCAGGTAGATGCCGCAGATAGGCGGGTCAGGTAGATGCCGCAGATAGGGGCGGGGCCAGGTAGATGCCGCAGATAGGGGCGGGGCCAGGTAGATGCCGCAGATAGGGGCGGGGCCAGGTAGATGCCGCAGATAGGGGCGGGGTCAGGTAGATGCCGCAGATAGGGGCGGGTCAGGTAGATGCCGAGATATGGGCGGGTCAGGTAGATGCCGCAGATAGGGGCGGGTCAGGTAGATGCCGCAGATAGGGGCGGGTCAGGTAGATGCCGCAGATAGGGGCGGGGTCAGGTAGATGCCGCAGATATGGGCGGGGTCAGGTAGATGCCGCAGATATGGGCGGGGTCAGGTAGATGCCGCAGATATGGGCGGGGTCAGGTAGATGCTGCAGATATGGGCGGGTTCAGGTAGATGCTGCAGATATGGGCGGGTCAGGTAGATGCTGCAGAGAGGGCGGGGCCAGGTAGATGCTGCAGAGAGGGCGGGCcaggtagattttgctaaaaaaaaaaaaaaaaaaaaaagaggcaagaCCGAGCCGATGTCGCTAAGCAATAAGGGGCGGGGCCATATGAAAATAGCTGATAGGGGTGGAGCCAGGTGGATGCTGTGGAAATTATTAGTGAGTAAACGCCATGTGATCAGAACTAAATTAATAGAACTGCTACAActacattgtattttattaaacatttaatcacattttaactCCAATTTACATATGGTAATGATCTCATGGATAATTCATCAGCGTCAGATAATAGAGATCTGTAACAGGGTGTAATGTGTGGTGCGAGTCCAGATGTGTTACACTgcattattacacacatttaaagtagcatgtgtttatttttagtttaaaaacacaaaactgaagCCCCGCCCATTTAGTCCTGAATTAGaagtctataataataataaaaaaaaaagggggggggggggaagaGACACATGTTCATTTTACAACACTGAAAGAGGTTCAGAGACGGAGAGAAATATTTAGCGAGTTCTCATCATGTGTAAGCTGTTATACAGACACTAATTAATAAGtggaggaggaaaaggaagagaagaCATTCAGCTCTAAATCAGGAACAAATAAAAGTTCTCTAAGTGACAAGAAGCTGAAGGACACGACTAATGATTCCATCTGAAGTGTGAGAGCTGCTCAGTGTTATAATAAAGtgttattaatgttaataaaaattagAACGATTATCGCACTGAAATCCTGCCGCCATCATCCTCATCAGTTTGGCACAGAAACAAGGGAATAACATCATGAGGAACCAAAAAGCACTTCAGGGTCATTAACATTAGACAAACAGTCAGACAGGCTCCGCCCACAGCGGTGAtctcatttctgtgtgtgtgtgtgtgtatataaacagaTTAATATTCACATTGAAATCTGCTGAAGTGTAAGCAGTCATTAAGTACGCCAGGAGAGacgtacatgtgtgtgtgtgtgtgtgtgtgtgtgtatcggcTGAAAGGTGTCAGTGTTACTCCAGCTGTTTACTTCCCTCTGATTTCTGGTCCAGTCGGCTCTTACTGCTCTTCACCATATAAATAAAGTACGTCAGCGTTTCTTTCTCATTCACCGGAATGTTCCGGAAATGGCGACTTACcgtctgaaacacacacaaatgcacaggTGCGGTTATGAAATCATTTAACAGCATGTGTTCTTATTGGTGTATAAATCACATGGCTGCTAAatgctggattctgattggttggaaggaAACATCACTGTGGCTGTAGGGTTATACTGAGCGTTAACAATCTGCTGTGATTATTATTGTAAAGACCTTTGAGTTTCTCTCAGGGACACAGGAGGAGGTTCTTTACTCAGATTTACTGCTATGTggaatacactgtgtgtgtgtgtgtgtgtgtgtgtgtgtgtgtacctctgcCAGTTGGGCTTTGTTGAGTCCGGGTCTGGTTTGGATTTTGTAATGTCGTTTATAACGACGCAATGTGTTCACCTGCAGCTGGAACAgatccacctacacacacacacacacacacacacacacacacacacacacacacacacacacacacacacacacaccttcctatTTTCATTACATATTAACATTAATCTTAAACATTAATCACTCCACTAATTTTACACTTCATAAACACATACacctgtgtttatatttatacattatagtgtgtgtgtgtgtgtgtgtgtgtgcacgcacacgTGTGTTTTACCTCCGGAACTTCAACGTCATGATCAGGAGACTCCCCTCCATCATCGCTGGTTTTTCTCTTCCGCTTGTTGCGCACGCTCTGGATGAAGTTTTTGTGGAAGTCACAGATGTAGAGATGTCGGACCTGAAAACACCAGGAATTACTTATCTTCTCAACATCCACACACAGTCAACACTAACAttaatacactgtgtgtgtgtgtgtgtgtgtgtgtgtgagtgtgtgagagagagagaaacactaaCACTACAGCTTTGTCCCAAATCCCAGTGTATAAGACACACAGATCACTTTATGAAGGTATTTAATGTCACACAGAACACACGTGTACAGAAGCATAACTAAGAGTAAAACAAATCGTTAAATTGAAGGTAAATAGCTCTCGGAGAAAACGTGTGTTTGATTTGTCTTGTGTGATCTTATATGCTGCAACCAAAGTGACTTcaggaaacaaaaacagatgAACTGAAATGAACTGAACTAATGTGGACATGCAGAACGTTTACAGATTTCCCTGTGgtcctggagactccttccatacactacatcaccatcacttcctgtttatcaGAGCGAGTGTGAAAATCTGATCTACACTCAGACTTCATCACAACTACAGTCCGAGGGATTACAGCGTGTGTGTAGTGCGTGTTTAAAGAGTCAGAAATGACTGACACCAGaactgactgacacacacacacacacacactcacactcacacactctcacacacactcacacacacactcacacacacctcacacacacactcacacacacacacacactcacacacacactcacacactcctcactcacactcacttactcacacactcacttactcacacactcacttactcacacacactcactcacacctcactcacactcacactctcactcacactctcactcacacacacacacactcacacacacacactcctcacactcactcactcacacactctcactcactcacactcacacacactcacttactcacactcactcactcactcactcactcacactcactcactcactcactcctcactcactcactcactcacacactcacactcacactcacacacactcactcacacacacacacactcacacactcacacacacacactcactctcacacactcacacacacacacactcactcacacacacacacacactcacttactcacacacacacacactcacttactcacacacacacacacacacacacactcactcacacactcaccacacacacactcactctcacacacacacacaaggtagTTTCTGATTTGTACACAGATTTGAGAATGAACTGTGTGACCTGTTAACTGAAGTACaatgctctctctcacacacactctcacacacacacacacactcacacacacacactcactctcacacacacacacacacacacacacacactcacacacacactcactcacacactcactttcacacacacactcactcctcacacacacacacacacacacactcctcactcacacacctcacacacacacacactcacacacactctcacacactcactcactcacacacacacacacactcactcacacacacacacacacactcactcacacacacacacactcacttactcacacacacacacacactcacacacctcactcacacactcactttcacacacacactcactcacacacacactcacacacacacacaaggtagTTTCTGATTTGTACACAGATTTGAGAATGAACTGTGTGACCTGTTAACTGAAGTacaatgctctctctctcacacacactcactctcacacaaacacacaaactcacacaaacacacacactcactctcactcacacacacacacacacacacacactcaatcactctcactcacacacacactcactcacacactcacgctCTTGTCGATGTCCAGTTTGAGTTTTTTCTGAGAAATGCTCTTCTGGATCCTCTTGCTGAAGGAGGCGTTTCCGGCGGGCCGGCCGCAGCGCTCTCCTCCTTCCAGCAGACAGCAGCAGCTTTGGGGGAACAGCGGGGTCAGGCCCGGGCCCTCGGGACTCTCCTCCTCCGTGCTGAACCCgttcatcatcacacacaccggGACCGACACCGGGACCGACACCGAAACCGACACAAGCTTCCGGCTCCAAGTCACTTACGGAGCTGCGCGAATCCTCTAAATCAGCACTGCGGCGcgcactctctcactctctcacacacacacacacacacacacacacacacacacacactctctctaccTCTCCGGATCTAGAGCCGGTCCCGAACCTGGCCGCAGTGTGACGGAGCTCAGCGCGAAGTATGAAGCTGGAAAATGGCGCCGCAAGcggattattttattttagcttaGCAACAGCGCAAAAAAACTCCTCACAAAGTACCGAAGTCCATTAACAGCGCGTTTACTCCATAACCGCGAGCAGAGCGATACACAGTCCAGTCTGCTCCGAACCCGGACTCATGCAATCTGTTTATTTTACtgtgaggaaataaaaaaaaaaaacccggagTTTTATTTAGTTAACATTAAACACGAAGCGACAGCGGCCGAGAGCCCGTACAATGCCGCCGAGCACTTCCGGAAATCCCACCGGAACTCCACTGCGTGCACTGCCATTGGTCAGTTTCAGATAGACGTAGGGCTTCTTTGATGTCTCCGAGTTTTGATTGGTTGTTATACTTGTCATTTAGACCGCTTCACTTCCTGATTTCTTTACTCGCTGCCCTTCTCTGTATGTTTATGAAAAGCAGTAAAGCTTCAGCAGAGCGACAGAAACACGGGGTATGTGAAAGATAAGCCCACATTCCCACCCTGAGGGCAGTTATTAATCcaatcacagtgtagttattaatccaatcacagtgtagttattatacccctcacagtgtagttattaatccaatcacagtgtagttattaatcccctcacagtgtagttattatacccctcacagtgtagttattaatccaattacagtgtagttattaatcccctcacagtggagttattaaacccctcacagtgtagttattaatcccctcacagtgtagttattatacccctcacagtgtagttattaaacccctcacagtgtagttattaatccaatcacagtgtagttattaatcccctcacagtggagttattaaacccctcacagtgtagttattaatccaatcacagtgtagttattaatcccctcacagtgtagttattaaacccctcacagtgtagttattaatcccctcacagtggagttattaaacccctcacagtgtagttattaatccaatcacagtgtagttattaatccaatcacagtgtagttattaatcccctcacagtgtagttattaatcctcACAGTGGGTTATTaaacccctcacagtgtagttattaatccaatcacagtgtagttattaatcccctcacagtgtagttattaaacccctcacagtggagttattaatcccctcacagtgtagttattaatcccctcacagtggagttattaaacccctcacagtggagttattaatcccctcacagtgtagttattaatcccctcacagtggagttattaaacccctcacagtggagttattaatcccctcacagtgtagttattaatcccctcacagtggagttattaaacccctcacggtgtagttattaatccaatcacagtgtagttattaatcccctcacagtgtagttattaatcccctcacagtgGAGTTATTAATCCAATCACAGTGGAGTTATTAATCCAATCACAGTGgagttattaatcccctcacagtgtagttattaaacccctcacagtgtagttattaatcccctcacagtgtagttattaatccaatcacagtgtagttattaaaaccctcacagtgtagttattaaacccCTCACAGTGGAGTTATTAATCcaatcacagtgtagttattaatccaatcacagtgtagttattaatcccctcacagtgtaggTATTAATCCCTCACAGTGGTTATTAatccctcacagtgtagttattaatcctcacagtgtagttattaaacccctcacagtgtagttattaatcctcacagtgtagttattaaacccctcacagtgtagttattaaacccctcacagtgtagttattaatcctcacagtgtagttattaaacccctcacagtgtagtcattaatcccctcacagtgtagttattaatcccctcacagtgtagttattaaacccctcacagtgtagttattaatcccctcacagtgtagttattaatcccctcacagtgtagttattaaacccctcacagtgtagttattaatccaatcacagtgtagttattaatccaatcacagtgtagttattaaacccctcacagtgtagttattaaacccctcacagtgtagttattaatccaatcacagtgtagttattaatccaatcacagtgtagttattaaacccctcacagtgtagttattaatccctcACAGTGTAGTCATTAatccctcacagtgtagttattaatcctcacagtgtagttattaatccctcACAGTGTGGTTATTaaacccctcacagtgtagttattaatcctcacagtgtagttattaatcccctcacagtgtagttattaatccctcacagtgtagttattaatcctcacagtgtagttattaatcctcacagtgtagttattaatcccctcacagtgtagttattaaccccctcacagtgtagttattaatcccctcacagtgtagttattaatccaatcacagtgtagttattaaaaccctcacagtgtagttattaaatgcctcacagtgtagttattaatccaatcacagtgtagttattaatccaatcacagtgtagttattaatcccctcacagtgtagttattaatcccctcacagtgtagttattaatccaatcacagtgtagttattaatcccctcacagtgtagttattaaacccctcacagtgtagttattaatcctcacagtgtagttattaatcctcacagtgtagttattaaacccctcacagtgtagttattaaacccctcacagtgtagttattaaacccctcacagtgtagttattaatcctcacagtgtagttattaatcccctcacagtgtagttattaaacccctcacagtgtagttattaatccctcacagtgtagttattaatccctcacagtgtagttattaaacccctcacagtgtagttattaatcccctcacagtgtGGTTATTAatcctcacagtgtagttattaacccctcacagtgtagttattaaacccctcacagtgtagttattaaacccctcacagtgtagttattaaacccctcacagtgtagttattaatcccctcacagtgtagttattaaacccctcacagtgtaggtattaatcccctcacagtgtagttattaatcccctcacagtgtagttattaaacccctcacagtgtagttattaatcccctcacagtgtagttattaatccctcacagtgtagttattaaacccCTCACAGTGGAGTTATTAATCcaatcacagtgtagttattaatccctcacagtgtagttattaatccaatcacagtgtagttattaatcccctcacagtgtagttattaaacccctcacagagtgtagttattaatcccctcacagtgtagttattaatcccctcacagtgtagttattaatccaattacagtgtagttattaatccaatcacagtggagttattaatcccctcacagtgtagttattaaacccctcacagtgtagttattaatcccctcacagtgtagttattaatccaatcacagtgtagttattaaaaccctcacagtgtagtta
This Silurus meridionalis isolate SWU-2019-XX chromosome 15, ASM1480568v1, whole genome shotgun sequence DNA region includes the following protein-coding sequences:
- the sap30l gene encoding histone deacetylase complex subunit SAP30L, with the protein product MMNGFSTEEESPEGPGLTPLFPQSCCCLLEGGERCGRPAGNASFSKRIQKSISQKKLKLDIDKSVRHLYICDFHKNFIQSVRNKRKRKTSDDGGESPDHDVEVPEVDLFQLQVNTLRRYKRHYKIQTRPGLNKAQLAETVSRHFRNIPVNEKETLTYFIYMVKSSKSRLDQKSEGSKQLE